The Thermanaerovibrio acidaminovorans DSM 6589 genome contains a region encoding:
- the gatC gene encoding Asp-tRNA(Asn)/Glu-tRNA(Gln) amidotransferase subunit GatC, whose product MRVDETEVRRIASLAHLSLSQEEVDAMVHHFARMGEHFVALREVEAPLGATDQEASHLREDQVRRWRDSELVLMGAPRREGHFFKVPRIGE is encoded by the coding sequence GTGAGGGTTGACGAGACGGAGGTCCGGCGGATAGCTTCCCTGGCCCATTTGAGCCTGAGCCAGGAGGAGGTGGACGCCATGGTCCATCACTTCGCCCGGATGGGGGAGCACTTCGTGGCCCTTAGGGAGGTGGAGGCACCCCTGGGGGCCACGGATCAGGAGGCGAGTCACCTGAGGGAGGATCAGGTGAGGCGCTGGAGGGATTCGGAGCTGGTCCTCATGGGGGCCCCCCGTAGGGAGGGTCACTTCTTCAAGGTCCCCAGGATAGGGGAGTAG